CTGTTAGAGGATCGTCTTCAATCGGCAGAATTTTGTTGTATTACATATTTCCTCCTAAATTATTTCCATTCTCCACATTCAATGTACATACTTTGCGTGCACAGTTAGCATGTACAGCTGGTGATGGCATTAGTTTTCCTCAGGTGCATGTCGAGCAGGGAGCTCATTAAAAGTCGTCTAGTTGTTAAAACAAGGTGGAAAAACAACACCTGAACCAGGAGGTAGTGATGTTTTTCAGACCTGGAAACGGGTCTCACCAAGAGGCTACGGAACAGGCTTCGTAACAAACCACAATTAGATACTGAATATTTGCTCCAAGCACACTTATGGATGAAatgttcatcttcattttttccATTCTAATCACAAAACTAATTCCGGCTGTTTGTTGCATATTTCCAAGTCAAACTCACCAAGTTaataaaaggcagaaaacattttaataaaatggaACACAGTACAAATCAATATTCAACTTAATGCTCCACATGCAGAATACAGCTGAACTAATCCAGATTGTTCGCATATGGAGAGGATGACaaaaggatataaaaaaaatatcaacataaaatcttcaaaatacactttttttttctctccaaataAGCATGGCAAGCTTCCATGTCTTGATGACAGTGCAAAAGacatattttttgaaaatggCATGACAGAAAGGAACAGATGCAATTTCACAAGACAGATCCAGGTCTAATCAGTGTCTTTCTGTGGAAATAATACCACTAAATCCTGGCAGAAAGGTTTCCCAGTTCCTGGTTCGTTATGAGTCACCAATGAGACAGTTTGAAAGCCTTGAAGACAGTTCCTGAAGGTCAACACAAAACTCTTCTAGGAAAATAACTTAACGATTAATGTAAAGAAGATTGTGTGGCGTAGAAAAGGTTTATGTCAACAGCCCGAGATGAGAATCAAAGTGGCCTCCTTTATGACTACTAACAGCCTGATACGCATGCCACATAGTGACAAATAATGCTGGGAAAGACTCAGCCGTGTATGTGACCACTCTAAACACACCAGAATTTGGTCTACCGGggaaaaacataatttcatgATATAACCGtgattgcatgtgtgttttgtgctgttAGAAGGAGGGGGAGTAGTGTATTGGATGAAGAAGCGTCAACTGAGATTCGCCAAATGGGGAACTGATGGATGAATAGATACAACACGAAAAAAAATGGGAGTGGGATTTCATGCAGCCGACCGTCGGCGGATGACAAACgctcctctctgcagctgtcCAAGGTAGATCCTCATCTTCGTGCTGTCACTTGTCTTCCGTACCCAAAtctggagaggagaggtgaaGAAAATCCTTCAGTGTAAGTTGTTGACAAacagtgcagagagagagagtctggcGCCGGTTCAGATGTGTCAATTAAAATATTCCGCTATCTGTCACAAGCCAGTTTGTGAGAAGACGATCAATTTCCTGATCCAAGGAGCaggaaataaattcaaattatgCATTCGTTTTCATGTCCACTGGAAAGTCTCATTTTCATACTGATGGTCATCGAGTGTTATTCGAGTTTGTGTTACTAGACAAAGGCAAGTCAAACCTCTGACATGTTTTGAATGACTGTGGAGCTCcatacagcaaaataaataaaccttcaTCACAATAAGGAAACTTAGAATATCACTTAACTGGCTATCAcataagccccgccccctaccCAACACTGGAACGGATATTGACAACTATGTTGGTCTGAAACTATCAAAGTTGGATGGAGCTGTTTGATGCTGGTATAAAGCTGTGGAGCGGAATAAACTCAGATTGCACTCTCTCTTTTTGGCTGCTCCAGACCGAGTTGAGTGTTGATTTATGATTAAAACCAAAGTTTTAAAATCAGTAAACCCAGTTCTGTGTGGAACAGGAGCTGGATAAGACCCGGAGCTCACCTCGTTGGTCCCCACTGAGCTGATGACGCAGCTAATTTTTGTGTTATCTTTTGATTCCAAGTAGATGGCCTGGCTCTTGTGGTACCTGtccacagaaaaaataaaaataaacaaacaataataattaaaaaaaaaaacaaaacaaaaaacaaccaaatagAAAAAGTGTTAAATTCACATTAATGGTGAATAATGTTGGGTAGGCATTAGTGCAGTGATGGGAAATCTGACTAAAACTCCTCCTAAGAGGCCACAAAATAGATAATTGGTGTGGAAAGagaattttgtgtgtgtgtgtattattatttttttctcaatggtACCAAACTGTGAGAGGACAAAACCGACCCAAGTGTAGAGAATGACAACCAAAACATTTGATCATTAAGAACCCACTGAAGAATAATGATGCATGAATCTGCCTGTGGCTCTTTTGGGAGGTTTTCCAGTGGTGGTGTCTTCTTTagcaacaaacaaatgagaCTGCAGGAAAAATGCACACACCTCACAGCTTGTGCCTCTCTTGTTCCGCGTGCATCAGCGGCTAATACGACAGAATTTTCACCCCATTCAGATTACTTATGATTACGTCCGATTATGTACTTTTAACTTGGCATGAAGCACTTATTCAGCAGCTCCCAAGTAATATGTTTTTCTACATGCCAGATAAATAGAGGCTGCCAGCAAAGTGGTTGTAAAATGACTTTTGAGAACCAGTTTTTTTGACGAGTCATCAAATCTGTGGCAATGTGGCCACCTAGTGGCCACACAGGGTATTTGAGAGGTGGCACAttaggaagagaaaaacaaaaaaaataaaaataaaaataacaaacgTGAGGTGTTTTGGAGATAAAATTCCACATTCACCATCTTTTGTCATAGTAAAGTTTCCCCTCCTCAATGCGGGCCTCGTAACGCTGAGAGGGATTCTCAATGGGAGCCGAGGGGACGTGCTCAGGGGATGATGGAGACACTAAAGAGGGAGAAATATCTCATTAGGTTCAAGAAAACACTCACAGACTTATCAGTTCATCTCTTATATGATAGAtagcagctggttagcttagcttagcaaaaagacaggaaacaggtaAGACAATCCACCTCCAGGCTAATCTAAAGATGTTTAATGAACACATCTCTGAGGTCCATCCTGTGGACCAAGCTGGTCCAATGACTGTGGTTTcctaaatgacaaaacaaaatcttgACTAACCCTACAGAACTCAGGATTCATGCAAATTAACTTCTATACTCTGAGCAGCTGAGATCTTCAGACCTCGTTACTGCAGCTGTTTTAATTTACCATCTGTTGCTTTTTATATAGGTATTAAGATTTGTGGAAGAGATTATTTTTGCTGAGGCAGACTGGGCCCCCATTTGAGAagcttttacttgtatttttttctgatttgtgtTATGATGAcggaaaaaaaactaaacaagaaacacacacacacaaaaaaaaaaaaaaaagttgacataCCTGGCCGTTTCGGTGACTTAAGCTGTGAAAGAGAGGATGTGAAATGTTCTAATTAAATCTAATTAGAAGAAATAACATTCAGCAGTAACTTGCGTAATTCAGGGTTACTCACCTTATTAAGTGTTCTTAGATCTTCCATTATCTGTTCATCTGTTAACAAATAATTTAGCTGAGGTTTGAAGAGTTAaggaaagtgttttgttttttttgtttttttttaaatggatgatGACCTATGTTCCCTTTTGCTCTGTCTCAAGTGAGACACTTCCATTGGTACACACTCATGAGGGACACTGTGTACACAGGGCAGTCTCAAATCAAACATCGCTGTTGTGTACTTACCAGAAATGACATGTTGGTGTGATTGTCAAGCACCGACACAAATGAAAGAACAAACGCTTGAAAACACACTGGCAGCCCTTCCCCTTCCATTATGCAGCTAAGATGGCAATCATTCATAATTCTAAACTCTACTTGGCTGTTTTGAGTGAAACAATCAGTGAACTAGAATGCATTGCATGTTGCTTGTTGTCAATGAGACAAAGCAtttagtaaagaaaaaaaaaatgcttgtacTAAATATAATAATGGCCCATTTAATTTGGGAGGTAACCGTAGCCAATCCGAGTTTGCAGGACTGACTATGTGAAGGATATCTGGTGCAGGTTTTCTCCGTTTGTCTGGTATTGGGACTGGATCATTGGGCCGTCTCCTCAGCTTCCGAGTCATAATAGGTTTTACCTCCATTGAGTctatgaatgaaagaaagaaacaggtCTGTAAATAACATCGAAATAGACCCTGTTTTACTCTgactttagaaataaatatgcaaattttCAGACAGCAAACAGCTACACCCTGATTTACTATATCTGAAAAGTTCTATGATTAATACTAGTGCGCAGACAGAATAACTCTCATTTTCACTTGTATACATTTTTAGCCCATTTCTCTTCCAGACTAATATGCCTGTTCCGGCTCCTTTACCTCCTGTCAGCTCCATTGTTAATTTTTCATTCTCgatcattttcttcttctcctccagctctgcaattagattttcttttagtTCCACTTTTTTATCATCAAACTCTTTCACTGCAGCCTTCTTCTCCTTGATGTAATTCCTCTCCACCTGTTCTGTCTGTAGAAGGTcaaaagaaggaaatgagagaaagagaggtgatTTTTTCCTTGTAATACTCCAAAAATGTAAAGGTCAGTTCTATATGAGCTACAGTCTGCGATTCAGCAAGATGAACTTTACTCACCTCAAGCTGGAGGAATAAATCTgtagagggaaagaaaaacatgattgGTCATTTAGAATAAATATTAACTACATCATTGACTGGAAAAGAGAGCCTCTAAGCACATGGTGCAAAAcagtcacaaacaaacaggtttcTCTATAAACCTGAAAAACAAGGACAGCAGCTAGCACGTATACAGATCCCCTAAGGAAGCTATCCATCAACGTACGTCAATCAGACCCAGAGTTATATCTGGATCTGCAAGTCTTTGATCTCAACACCATTGatacatctgttttttttttaagcctaacagttttatttccagagaaactgataaaaaaaaattgaatgggTTCCTCGCTTTAATCCCCCCTTTAATCAAAAAACGTTTCAGTGCTTTTTTCATAATCCTCCtgacaaatgaacaacaaacactGGTTAACGTAATGAAGTCTTTGGTAATTAGTAATGCATCTTTGACATTTGTATGATTAGCTGTCAAAAAGTCAGAATTGTGGGCCAATTACCAAATCCGGgcttattttcttctttaattttttttgcagaccattgaggataaaataaaaattactacatttaaaagtcacaatcaccaaaaatctgttttacaCACTCTAAAGGCACTTAGAAATCAAAGGAAGGAGACTGTGTGGTGAACATGCAGGCTGATCAGTCACACTTACTCTGAAGATAAGGTAGATAAGGATATAAGATAAGGCTGTGTTAGAAAATGTCAGCATTGTTGTCAAAAATATTCTTTCCAAATTCCAAACATTCCCAAGATACAAGGAGGTATCTTGGGAATGTTAAAAGTTCTGTGATGAGAAAACATCTCCACCTGACTTCATTTTCACTTGCAGCAGACGAGAGAGTAAAAACGTGTGCTTTCTGTTAAAAGCTATTGTTTTTCAATAATCTTTTATGTTGTGTTCACATTGCATGCTCTTATTGCCCTTTCCACGCAACCGTAATCTAAGAGTTAAGTGCTGGCACTGTTCATTGATTGACGTGCCAATGTTCTCCTTTCAACAATCAAGCCAAAACTAAATTAGGAAGCACTCCAGAACATGAACAATCTCCCCTCTGTGTAGATACatgagaaacaacacaaagtgttCCGTCTTTAAATATTTCTAAACCTGCCTGCATTTCGGAGTCTCTCTTTGTACTGCTGGTCCagcttcttcatcctcttctgaTACTCCTGTAATGTACCtggaaacaaagaagaaaaagagttttgttgtgttgtgagaTTGCAACTTCGATTTTTGTGTCACATGAATGCAAGTAAATTCTGTGGTTATTCAAAGCCCGCAATAATCAACTTTATTAAATTATGTCACACAGCCTTTTTGGAATCTGACCTTACAGCCTTTTATTCCCAGCATCCCTTAACAGTCCAGAATAGATTACACCCACATTATTCCTCCATTTGGAATTGCAAACAGCCCACAATACGTCACTCCACAATTTCTATACTCAGCATCAGCCTGAACTCATGGTTGA
The nucleotide sequence above comes from Echeneis naucrates chromosome 9, fEcheNa1.1, whole genome shotgun sequence. Encoded proteins:
- the suds3 gene encoding sin3 histone deacetylase corepressor complex component SDS3 isoform X1, producing MPVTSNTEDASETDLAKHDEDDYVEIKEQMYQDKLASLKRQLQQLQEGTLQEYQKRMKKLDQQYKERLRNADLFLQLETEQVERNYIKEKKAAVKEFDDKKVELKENLIAELEEKKKMIENEKLTMELTGDSMEVKPIMTRKLRRRPNDPVPIPDKRRKPAPAQLNYLLTDEQIMEDLRTLNKLKSPKRPVSPSSPEHVPSAPIENPSQRYEARIEEGKLYYDKRWYHKSQAIYLESKDNTKISCVISSVGTNEIWVRKTSDSTKMRIYLGQLQRGAFVIRRRSAA
- the suds3 gene encoding sin3 histone deacetylase corepressor complex component SDS3 isoform X3; translation: MTTLQDTEDASETDLAKHDEDDYVEIKEQMYQDKLASLKRQLQQLQEGTLQEYQKRMKKLDQQYKERLRNADLFLQLETEQVERNYIKEKKAAVKEFDDKKVELKENLIAELEEKKKMIENEKLTMELTGDSMEVKPIMTRKLRRRPNDPVPIPDKRRKPAPAQLNYLLTDEQIMEDLRTLNKLKSPKRPVSPSSPEHVPSAPIENPSQRYEARIEEGKLYYDKRWYHKSQAIYLESKDNTKISCVISSVGTNEIWVRKTSDSTKMRIYLGQLQRGAFVIRRRSAA
- the suds3 gene encoding sin3 histone deacetylase corepressor complex component SDS3 isoform X2, yielding MASTLISPMVDYYNDEEELDSVDDEDDRSFRGRDSEEDTEDASETDLAKHDEDDYVEIKEQMYQDKLASLKRQLQQLQEGTLQEYQKRMKKLDQQYKERLRNADLFLQLETEQVERNYIKEKKAAVKEFDDKKVELKENLIAELEEKKKMIENEKLTMELTGDSMEVKPIMTRKLRRRPNDPVPIPDKRRKPAPAQLNYLLTDEQIMEDLRTLNKLKSPKRPVSPSSPEHVPSAPIENPSQRYEARIEEGKLYYDKRWYHKSQAIYLESKDNTKISCVISSVGTNEIWVRKTSDSTKMRIYLGQLQRGAFVIRRRSAA